TATATACCATTGATTCGTCAATTTATCAAATGCCAAACACGtaaacacaacaacaaaaacatatatGAGTACCATTATTTACGTACGTACATGCATGCATAATGCATTAAGACTTATGGAAAATAAGGTCGTAAatcatatttcttttatgtcttCAATAAGCTTGTCCAAATTGTGGTAGGAAGATCCACCATGGTTAACACAATCATGAGCCAATTTCACAATCCGATCCATTGACCTCATCATTTCCTCCCTTCTCTCCTCCATCACTGCTCTTATCATCATCTCAATCGTCGATCTATCACACGTGTCCTTCATGTCAAGGCCAATTCTCCATACCTCACTAACCCACCTGCTATTAATTTGCTGGTCGGCGAGTGTGGGCCAACAAACCATAGGGACCCCAGCAACAATGCCCTCTAGGGTTGAGTTCCAGCCATTATGGGTCAAAAACCCACCCACCGCCTGATGGGCCAAGACTTCTTCTTGTGGAGCCCAATCCACTAAAAAGCCCCTTTCTTTGGTGCCCACTTGTAGCTCCTCTGGTATTGGGTGCTCTGCTTCCGCACCCTCAATGTCATCACGCCGTACAACCCATAAAAACGGCTTGCCACTGTTGACCAGGCCGTGCCAAAACTCCAACAACTGACTACGTTTCATCAACCCCGTGGTGCCGAAGCTAACGTAAACAACGGATCTTAACGATTGTGAATCGAGCCAGGTCATGCAACTGCGGTCCGCTTCGCATAAATTATTAAAGGACGATAAAGACGGTAAAATGTCATGTTCAATATGGGATGTCAGAAGAGCAGTGAGAGGTCCAATTGTGTAAATTTTAGAAAAGAGAGGGGCGATGTAAGAGAGAGTGGGATCTTCGAGGCGGTCAAAGGTGTTGAGTATGAGAGCTGAAGTTTGAGTCATGGCCTTGATCTGCTCGACGTAGAATTGAAAGATGGGGCTATCCAATTGTCGTCTACAAATACTGGGTAAATCTCGACGTCGCAAAAGGCCTTCCATTCCTGGCACGCCTTTGACCATCCGATCCATATCGTCATCTGCTACAGTTTCATGAAAGACATTTGCATTTATTAGTCTctgacaatttttattttattttattttatttttcaaattttcaataatttgaacaataattattattatgaaagagtttatataaatttgaattaacAAACCATATACTTAATTAGTTGGATGAATCCCATAAAAATTTCTTCACATTTCAAATCCTAATTACTAAGAATATTTGATGCATCCAATCCAAGCGCGGTCT
Above is a genomic segment from Corylus avellana chromosome ca9, CavTom2PMs-1.0 containing:
- the LOC132162455 gene encoding 7-deoxyloganetic acid glucosyltransferase-like, translated to MEHQPHILLLPFPALGHIKPLLSLAELLCQAGLHVTFLNTDHMHRSLTRLPQPSSHFPTLYFDFISDGLPTDHPRNMKLIGELMISLKSVTKQRFRDLLAELSTKSERPVTCVIADGIMSFAVDIAKELGVRVITFWAFSPCCLWPFLCLPKLIEEGQLPVGGEDDDMDRMVKGVPGMEGLLRRRDLPSICRRQLDSPIFQFYVEQIKAMTQTSALILNTFDRLEDPTLSYIAPLFSKIYTIGPLTALLTSHIEHDILPSLSSFNNLCEADRSCMTWLDSQSLRSVVYVSFGTTGLMKRSQLLEFWHGLVNSGKPFLWVVRRDDIEGAEAEHPIPEELQVGTKERGFLVDWAPQEEVLAHQAVGGFLTHNGWNSTLEGIVAGVPMVCWPTLADQQINSRWVSEVWRIGLDMKDTCDRSTIEMMIRAVMEERREEMMRSMDRIVKLAHDCVNHGGSSYHNLDKLIEDIKEI